The window GGCGTTCGCCGACGTCGACGAGGACGCCACGTTCCGGCTGGAGTTCCCGGGCGGCGTCGACGCGCTGTGTTCGGTGAGTCAGAACGCCCAGCACGCGAGCCGGCTGGAGGTCACCGGCACGGAGGCCAGACTAATCTTAGACCCGGCCTTCTACGAGCGAGAGGACCGCGGGTTCGCCGTCGTTCGAGACGGGACCCGCGTCGACGTCGACTTCGACCAGGTCCACCAGATCGAAGAGGAGTTCGCGTACTTCGGCCACCAGCTGCTGGCGGACGAGCCGTTCCACCCGGACGGCGAACACGCCCTCGCGGACGCCCGCGCCCTCGACGGGATTTACGAGTCGGCCGAGACCGGCCGGCCGGTGACGCTCGACGGGGACGCGGCGTGAGGTCGGGGCGCGTCGGTCGGTGACCGCGGCCCGCTACTGCTCGATCCCGTACACGTCGCTCGTCCAGTCGCGGGCCGGGGTGTCGTACACCGGCTCGTCGCGGTCGCGCTCGTCGAGCCGCCGCCGGTCGGCGTCGTCGAGCTCCCAGTCGAGGTCGGCGTTCGCCCGGACGTGGGCCGGCGTCGACGACCGCGGCAGCGGCACCACGCCGCGGTCGACCGCCCACCGTAGCACGACCTGTGCGGGACTCCTGTCGTACTCCTCGGCGAGCTCGGCGACGACCTCGTCGCCGAACACGTCCGTCCGCGCGAGCGGCGCCGCCGCCTCGATCACGGTGTCGGACTCGCGGCAGTAGTCGACGAGGTCGGGCCGCTGGAAGTACGGGTGGAACTCGATCTGGTTGACCGCGATCGGCACGTCCGAGACGTGGTGCGCGCAGCTGAGCTGATAGGCGCTGAAGTTCGAGACGCCGACGTCGCGGACGAGGCCCCGGTCGCGGAGCTCCGCCATCGCCCGGAGCGTCTCGCGCAGCGAGATGGCCGGGTTGGGCCAGTGGACGAGGTATAAATCGAGGTAGTCGGTGCCGAGCCGGTCGAGCGACGCCTCGCACGACTCGATCACCGACTCGTAGTTGAGGTTCTTCGCGAGCACCTTCGAGGTGAGGAAGGCGTCGTCGCGGTCGTACTCGGCGAGGACGTCGCCGATGACCGCTTCGTTGTGGTACCCCTCGGCGGTGTCGATGTGCGCGTAGCCCGCGTCGAGCGCCGCGCGGACGCTCTCGGCCGTCTGGTCGTCGTCGAGGTCGTACGTGCCCAGTCCGAGCCCCGGTAGCTCGGCGCCGCTCGGGAGCGTCTTCGTTGGTACGGTCACACGCCACGGGTTCGGCGGATCGCCGATTGAAACTACCGGTCCGGGAACGGCTCCGTTGAAATCCTCGGAAAGAGACCTCGCGACACGGCTGCCGCCAAGACGGACACAGCGGCGAGCGATAGCGAGAGTGGGTGTCGCGGCCGTCGACGAGGATACGATATTTGAAATCCATGAGCGACGGCGACGATCGCTTATAAATACGAGGCGGTGGCGCGTGCCGACGAGCGCCCAGTGGGCGCGAGTCGCACGCGCGAGGGAGCCCGCGGCCCGCCACCGGCGGCCGCGGCGAGGCTGGGGAGGTGTGAGGCTGCGGTGCGGTTGTGGGGGTGGGACTCAAAGGGGCAGTCGCGATTCTCGCGAGCGGAGCGAGCGGAAGACGAGAGACGAAGTCTCTCGGAAGGGCGAAGCACGGCGCAGTAAGCACCGCAGCGAGGGAGCGCGAGCGACTGAGCGAGGAGCGCAACAAGCCGCGCGAGTCCTCGCGGCCGGGGCTTTGGAGGTGTTCTCCGGCGACCCGCAGCCAACCGTTTATAAGCGAGCGACTGCGTCTTTCTGAGTTCAAATCGCTCGGTGACCTCTCTCACTTCGTTCGCGAGTTCGCTGAGCGGAGTGAAGCGAACGCTAACTGACGGAGTCAGTTAGAAAATGCACCGGCCGAGACTCCCCGCGAGCAATGCGAGCGGGGAGTCAGGGCGGTGCACGACCGAAGGGAGTGCACCGGCCGAGATTTGAACTCGGGTTGCAACCATGGCAAGGTTGCGTGATACCACTACACTACCGGTGCGTGCTTCGCATTTCCATATAGCCCGAGTCGGAGATATAAGGGTTCCGAACGATAGGCGGCGGGACTGGATCTCGACGCTCGCCGACCGCCGGAAGCGTCATCGGGCTCCCGACCAAGACGCACACAGAGACGACCCACATGACGCGCCGATCCGCCCACATCGCCGACAGACGCAGCGTCCTCCGAGCGACCGGCGGGCTCGCCGTCCTCTCGACCGCCGGCTGTCTCGGCGGCGGCGGTGCCGACGGCGCGAACGGCGACGGCGGCACCGGAAGCGACGGCGACGACGCCCCGCCGGACGACGGCGACGACGTCGAGTACGCGGTCGAGCGCGTCGCGGAGGGGTTCGAGAACCCGTGGGGGCTCGCCTTCCTCCCCGGCGACGGGCGCCTCCTCGTCACCGAGCGGCCCGGCCGGCTCTCGCTCGTCGACCCCGGATCGGGAGCCATCGAGTCGATCGCGGGCGCGCCCGACGTGTTCGCGGAGGGCCAAGGCGGGCTGCTCGACGTCACTGTCCACCCCGACTACCCGGACGACCGCCGCGTGTACCTCACGTACTCGGCGGCCGCGGAGGACTCTCCTGCCGACGGGAGCGGCGCGACGACCCACGTCGGCGCCGGCCGCCTCGACACGGACGCCCCGGCGCTCTCGGGGTTCGAGGCGATCCGCGTCGCCGAGCCGTTCCGCGACACGGACCTGCACTTCGGGTCGCGGGCGACGTTCGGGCCCGACGGGGCGCTGTTTGTCACCGTCGGCGACCGGCGCGACACTGACTTCGACGCCGAGCACGTCTCGCAGGACCTCTCGAACGAGCTCGGATCGACGCTCCGGCTGACGCCCGACGGCGACGCGCACCCGGACAACCCGTTCGTCGACGAGCCGGACGCGGCGGACGCGATCTACAGCTACGGCCACCGGAACCCGCAGGCGATGGCCGTCCGCTCCGAGACGGGGGCGGTCTGGCAGTGCGAGCACGGCGAGCGCGACGGCGACGAGATCAACGTGATCGAGCGCGGCGGCAACTACGGGTGGCCGATCACGAGCGAGGCGTGTCGGTACGGCACCGACGAGCGCGTCGCCCCGAGCCACCGGGAGCGCGGCGACGTGATCGCCCCGGTCCACTACTGGCCGTGCGGCTCCGGCGGCTTCCCGCCGAGCGGGGCGGTCTTCTACGACGGCGGCGCGTTCCCCGCGTGGCGAGGCGACCTGTTCGCCGGCACGCTCGCGGCGCGGTACCTCGGCCGGTTCACGGTCGAGGGCGCGGGCGCCGCCGCCGCTACCGTGACCGAGCGGGATCCCCTGCTCGCCGACCGCGGCTGGCGCGTCCGGGCGCTCGCGGTCGAGCCGTCGACGGGCCACCTCTACGTCGCCGTCGACGACGCCGACGCGCCGGTCGCGCGGATCGTTCCGGACTGACGCCGCGCCCCCGCGGCCCGCTTAACTGAATTTACGTAGGGAGCGTTACAAAAATATCATCCAGATTATCATTAAGTGTCGTCCGACCCACGGGTCTCGTATGCGACCAGACGCGGAACGACTGGCCCGCGGCGAACCGAACCCCGTCCCCGGCGCGAGCGCGATCTCGCCCGTGTCGGCGACGGCGCTGTTGCTCGCGGCCCTGATCGGCCTCCTCGTCGCCGTCTCGTACCCGACCGCGAGCGCCGCCGTCGGCGCGACGGTCCTCGGGGTCCGCTACGGCGCGAGACCGCTCGCCGGCCGTCTGCGGCGCGCGGCGCGCGAGCGGGACGTGCGTCCGGTTTGCATGCCCGGGACCGACGTCTGTCTCGAAGCGTGACCCGCCGACGGGCCGCCGCGTTCGCCCGCGGCCGTCCGCGACCGAGCGTCCGGGTACCCGCACGCAAGGACCTATACGCCGGCCGGTCGAACGCGGGACCGTCATGACGGCGAACGACGCGGACGGGCGGCTGTCGCCGGACGAGGCGTTCGCCGCGCTCGGCGACGAGGTCCGGGTGGGGATCCTACGCTCCCTCGGCGACGCCGCGGAGCCGCTCGCCTTCTCCGAGCTGTACGACCGGCTGCCGGTCGAGGACACGTCGCGGTTCAACTACCACCTCGGCGAGCTCCGCGGCCACTTCGTCCGGAAAGACGAGGCCGGCTACGCGCTCGATCACCCCGGTCGACGGGTCGTCGAGGCGATCCGCTCCGGGGCAGTCACCGACGACCCCGACTTCGAACGCACGTCGATCGACGACCGCTGCCCCGCCTGCGACGGGCGGCTGGAGATCCGGTGGTGCGACGGGAGCATCGAGGTGTTCTGCCCGGGCTGTGAGAACCGGTGGGAGCGGTCGTCGGGTCGCGTCGACGCCGCCGAAGAGCCGGAATCGGGGTACCTCGGGCGGCTTCCGTTCCCGCCGGCCGGACTCCGGAACCGCGAGGCGGAGGAGGCGTTCCGCGCGGCCCACGCCTGGACGGTCGTCGAGCTCCTCGCGGTCGGAACCGGCATCTGCCCGCGGTGCGCGGCGACCGTCGAGACCGAACTGGACGCCTGTCCCGACCACGAGGACGACGGGACCTGCTCGAACTGCCGGTCCAGCTTCGCGGTTGTGTTCCGGGCCTCGTGCACGAACTGCCCCTACCACGTCGGGAGCGCCGCGGCCCTCGGGCTCCTGTCGTCGCCCGCGCTGTTGGGATTCATGCTCGACCACGACATCGATCCGCTCGCGCCGCGGTCGGTCCGCCTGTTCGACCGCTTTTTCAGCGAATACGACGAGGCGATCGGATCGATGGACCCCCTCCGCGTGACGCTCACGTTCTCCCTCGACGGCGACGAACTCGCGCTTCGCGTCGACGAGAGCGGCGAGATCGTCGACGTGTCGTCGTAGATCGTCGCCGTCGTCGCTGCCGGCGGTCGCGTTCCCGGCGGCCGCCGCGGCCCGCTCCGTGTGACCGACTCTCTCGATTCGCGGGCCGAATCCCCCGCCAGACCCCGTGTGAACGCCCCACAGCCCGGAAACGGGACCGCTATCCTTTTACGGTGCCGTCCGAAATCGAGGGGTACAGTCTCGCCACGATGCGTACCGAAGACGGACTCACGATCTGTGTTCCGTCTTCGGTCGTCCGGGAGGCCGAGGACGATCGCGAGGCGACTCGCAAACTCGGCTACGTCGCCCGTGCGGCGGCGGTGTTCCGGGCGGATCGACTGGTCGTCTTCCCAGACGGGGAAGGCGAGCGGCGACGGGGCGGCGAGTACGTTCGGACCGTGCTGGGGTACGCCGCGACCCCTCCGGGGCTCCGCAAGGACCTCTGGGGGGAGCGCGACGAGCTCCGGTACGCCGGCGTGCTCCCGCCGCTCCGCGTGCCGTGGCGGACCGGCTCGACCCCAGACGGGGAAGAGTCGAAAACACAGGGACTCGTGACCGAGGTCGGACCTGAAGGCCGCGTCCGGGTCAATTCCCCGCTGCGGGAACACCCGATCTCCCTGCTCGTGCCCTCCGGAATGGAGGTCGAGCAGGGGGAGCGCGTCACCATCAGGGTCTCTTCGAGAGAACCGGTCCGCGCCCGCATCACCGGGAAGCCGGAGGACGGTTTCCAGGTCGTGGAAGCGGACCTGTCGGAAGCGCTCGCCGGCGACGGACTGGCCGTCGCGACGTCGCGACACGGGGAGGAACTCTCCGTCTCGCGGCTCGGCGGCATCGTCTCGGACGCGCGGGAGGCCGGCGGCTACACCGTCGCCTTCGGCGCGCCCGAGCGAGGGCTTCCGGAGATGCTCGGGCTTTCGCCCGACGGCATTCGGGCGGCCGTTGCCGACGGCCGCTCGGTCGAACCCGATCCGGGGTTCGACCTCTGGCTGAACACGATCCCGGCACAGGCGAGCGAGGTCGTCCGGACGGAGGAGGCTCTGTTCGTGACTCTCGGCTCGCTCACACTCACGGAGTAAACACATGCCACAACCAAGCCGACCACGAAAAGGCTCGCTGGGCTACGGCCCGCGTACCCGCGCAGACCGCGAGGTCCCGCGCATTCGCTCGTGGCCCGACGACGACGGAGCCCCCGCGCTGCAGGGATTCGCCGGCTACAAGGCCGGAATGACGCACGTCGTTATGGTCAACGACGAGGCCAACTCGCCGCGTGAGGGGATGGAAACGTCCGTTCCCGTCACCGTCGTCGAGACGCCGCCGATGTACGCGGTGGCCCTGCGCGCCTACGAACAGACGGCGTACGGAAAGAAGCCGGTCGAAGAGGTCTGGGCGACCGAGTTCCACGAGGAGCTCGACCGCGCCCTCGACCTCCCGGCGGAAGACACCTTCGAGGAAGACGCAGAAGAGCTGCGCGCGTTGCTCGACGACGACGTCGTCGACGATGTCCGCGTCATCACTCACACCGTCCCCTCGGAGCTCGCGAACATCCCCAAGAAGAAGCCCGACGTCATGGAGACCCGAGTCGGCGGCGGCTCCCTCGAGGAGCGCGTCGAGTTCGGGCTCGACCTGGTCGGGGAGGGCGGCGCCCACGAGTTCGGCGACGTCTTCCGCGCCGGTCAGTACACCGACGTCTCGGGCATCACGAAGGGGAAGGGGACCCAGGGCCCCGTCAAGCGCTGGGGCGTCCAGAAGCGGAAGGGCAAACACGCCCGCCAGGGATGGCGGCGCCGGATCGGCAACCTCGGTCCGTGGAACCCCTCCCGCGTGCGCTCCACCGTGCCCCAGCAGGGGCAGACCGGCTACCACCAGCGCACCGAGCTCAACAAGCGCCTCATCGACTTCGGCGAGGGCGACGACGCCAGCGTCGACGGCGGCTTCGTCAACTACGGCGAGGTCGACGGCGAGTACGCGCTCATCAAGGGCTCGCTGCCCGGACCGGACCAGCGCCTGCTGCGATTCCGCCCGGCCATCCGGCCGAACGACCAGCCGCGCCTCGACCCCGAGGTCCGGTACGTATCCACCGCATCCAACCAGGGATAATACATGAACGCAACAGTACACGACCTGGACGGCGGGGACGCGGGCAGCGTCGAGCTGCCGGCGATCTTCGAGACCGCGTTCCGACCGGACCTCATCGGTCGGGCGGTCTCCGCCGCACAGGCTAACCGGAAGCAGGCCTACGGTGCCGACGAGTTCGCCGGGCTGCGAACCCCCGCGGAGTCGTTCGGCTCCGGGCGCGGGCTCGCGCACATCCCGCGCTCCGAGAACGTCGCCCGCCGCGTCCCGAGCGCCGTCTCGGGCCGCGCCGCGCACCCGCCGAAGGCCGAGAAGGACCAGACGAAGAAACTGAACGACAAGGAGCGACAGCTCGCGATCCGGTCGGCCGTCGCGGCCACCACGGACGCCGAGCTCGTCGCCGAGCGCGGTCACGCGTTCGACGAGGACCTGGCGCTCCCGCTCGTCGTCTCGGACGAGTTCGAGGACCTCCAGAAGACCCAGGAGGCCCTGGGCGTGCTGGAGGCCGTCGGCGCCGACGCCGACATCGAGCGCGCCGAGGAGGGCCGCTCCGTGCGGTCCGGCCGCGGGAAGACCCGCGGTCGCAAGTACAGCCAGCCCAAGTCCGTCCTCGTCGTCACCAGCGAGGAGCCGTCCCGCGCCGCCCGGAACCTCTCGGGCGTCGACGTCGCGACCGCGGGCGAGGTCAACGCTGAGGACCTCGCTCCCGGCGGACACCCGGGGCGACTCACGCTGTGGACCGAGAGCGCGATCGAGGAGGTGGCAGACCGATGAACTCCATCATCGAGCACCCGCTCGTCACCGAGCAGGCGATGAACGAGATGGACTTCAAGAACAAGCTGCTGTTCCTCGTCGACATCGACGCGACGAAGCCCGAGGTCCGCGAGGAGGTCCAGGACCGCTACGACGTCACCGTCACCGACGTGAACACGCAGGTGACCTCGAAGGGCAAAAAGAAGGCGACGGTCACGCTCTCCGAGGACGACGACGCGACCGAAATCGCCTCGCGCATCGGGGTGTTCTGATATGGGACGACGAATTCAAGGACAGCGGCGTGGACGCGGCGGCCCGACGTTCCGGGCCCCCTCCCACCGCTACAAGGCGGAACTGTCGCACAAGAAGCTCGAGGACGTGGACACGATCACCGGCGAGATCGTCGGGATCGAACACGACCCCGCCCGCTCGGCTCCGCTCGCGGAGATCGAGTTCGAGGACGACGACCGTCGGCTCGTGCTCGCGCCGGAAGGCGTGCGCGTGGGCGAGACGATCCAGGTCGGCGTGAGCGCGGAGATCAAGCCCGGGAACACGCTCCCGCTGGCCGAGATCCCCGAGGGCGTGCCGGTCTGTAACGTCGAGAGCAACCACGGGGACGGCGGGAAGTTCGCGCGCGCCTCCGGCGTGTCGGCGACGCTTCTCACCCACGACCGCGACGTCGCGGTCGTTCAGCTCCCCAGCGGGGAAGTGAAGCGGCTCGACCCGCAGTGCCGCGCCACGATCGGCGTGGTCGCGGGCGGCGGCCGGACGGAGAAGCCCTTCGTCAAGGCCGGTAACAAGCACCACAAGATGAAGGCGCGCGGGACCAAATACCCGCGCGTCCGCGGCGTCGCGATGAACGCCGTCGACCACCCCTTCGGCGGGGGCGGTCGCCAACACCCCGGTCAGCCGAAGTCCGTCTCGCGGGACGCCCCGCCGGGACGGAAGGTGGGTGACATCGCATCCAAGCGCACCGGACGAGGTGGCAACAAATGAGTTCCAACTACCGAACCGGCCGCGAGGGCAAGGAGTTCGCCTACCGCGGTCACTCGCTCGACGAGCTGCAGGAGATGGACGTCGAAGACGTCGCGGAACTGCTCCCCGCACGCCAGCGGCGAAGTATCGTTCGCGGCCTCGGCACCGAACAGCAGAAGCTGCTGGAGACGGTGCGGAGCCGCGACAAGGAGACGACGGCGGACGATCCGATCCGGACGCATCTGCGCGACATGCCGATCCTTCCGGAGTTCGTCGGCGTCACCTTCTCCGTGTACAACGGACACAGCTTCGAGCGCGTGCAGGTCGAACCCCAGATGATCGGACACTACCTGGGCGAGTTCCACCTCACGCGAAGCACCGTCGAACACGGTCAGGCCGGCATCGGCGCGACCCGGTCCTCGAAGTTCGTGCCCCTCAAGTAACCCATGGGAATCAACTACAGCGTCGAGGCCGACCCGGAGACCACCGCCAAGGGGATGCTCCGCGACCGGCCCATCAGCGTGAAGGACAGCAAGGAGATCTCCCGGGAGATCAAAGGCGAGACCGTCGCCGACGCCGAGGAGTTCCTCCAGGAAGTCATCGACGAGGAGACGTCGGTCCCGATGCGCCAGCACAACGCCGGCGCGGGCCACCGCTCCGACATCGACGGCTGGGACGCGGGACGCTACCCCGAGAAGGCCGCCAAGGACTTCCTCAAGCTCTTAGAGAACGTCAAGAACAACGCGACCGAACAGGGGTTCGACGGCGACGAGATGGTTATCAAACACGTCGCCCCCCACAAGGTCGGTGAGCGACCCGGGCGGAACCCGCGAGCCGCGGGCGCCACCCAGTGGAACACCACCCTCGCCGACGTCGAACTCATCATCGAAGACCCGGAGGCCGACGAATAATGGCTGACGAACACCAATTCATCGAGGACGGCCTGCGCCGTTCACAGATCAACGAGTTCTTCGCGGACGAGCTCGGCCGAGCCGGCTACGGCGGCATGGACGTCGCCAAGACGCCGATGGGCACGCAGATCGTCCTGAAGGCCGAGAAGCCCGGCATGGTGATCGGGAAGGGCGGGAAGAACATCCGCAAGATCACCACCGAGCTCGAGGACCGCTTCGACATGGACGACCCGCAGATCGACGTTCAGGAGGTCGACGAGCCCGACCTGAACGCCCAGATCGTCGCGGACCGTCTCGCGAACGCCCTCGAACGCGGCTGGTACTTCCGGAAGGCCGGTCACACGACGATCGACCGGATCATGGACGCCGGCGCGTTAGGCGCCGAGATCGTCCTCTCCGGAAAGGTCACCGGCGCGCGTTCGCGCGTCGAGAAGTTCAACCGCGGCTACATCAAGCACAACGGCGAGCCCGCCGAGGAGGTCGTCGACCACGGCCAGGGCGTCGCGGTGATGAAGCTCGGGACGATCGGCGTCAACGTGAAGATCATCCCGCCGGGCGCGGAGCTCCCGGACGACTTCGACATCCGCGAGGACGCCGAGGTCCCGGAGGTCGAGCAGGCCGCCGCGGGCGACGACGAGGGCGTCGAGGCGCTCCTCGAGGAGGAGCCCGAGGAGGTGCCGGACGTCGGCGACGACGAGGACGTCGAGGTGCCCGACGAGGACCCCACCGACGTCATCGACGAGGAGGTCGTCGAGGAGGTCGTCGAGGAGACGCAGGAGACGGCCACGGAGGCGACTGACGTCGCCGCCGAGGAACCGGTCGGCGACGCCGACGCGGACGACATCGACGAGCTCGACGAGGACATCGAGTCCGAGGCGGCCGATCTCGTCGCGGAGATGGAAGCCGCAGACGACGAGGAGGAGGACGAATAATGGCGATCCTGTACACCGACGAGATCCGCGACATGACGGCGGCCGAGCGGCAGGTGGAGCTCGAGGAGCTCGAGACCGAGCTGCTCAACTCCAAGGCGCAGCGCGCCGCCGGCGGCATGCCGGAGAGCCCGGGCCGCGTGAAGGAGCTGAAGAAGACGATCGCGCGGATCAAGACGATCCAGCAGGAAGAAGGCGACTTCGACGACGAATAACGATGATATCCCCCGATACACTCGTTCGGCACGAACTCGTCGGCCTCCCGGTTCGGGTGGCCGACGCCGCCAGCGACGCCCACGTGGGCATCGCCGGCCGCGTGCTGTCCGAGACGTTCGGTACCCTCGTGGTCCGAACGCCGTCGGGGGACAAACGCGTGCCCAAGTCGGGCGCGACGTTGGAGTTCGCGGTCGTCGATGTCCCGACCGTCCGCACAGATGAAGCCGCCGGCGACGCGCAGTCGTCGGGGTCCGCGTCCCAACTCGGGTCGGATACTACGGGGGTCCGCCCCCGTCAGTCTGGCCCGTCCGGGTCCACAAGCGTCGTCACCGGTGACGGCGCGGGTCCGGCGAGCCACCGCGGCGAGTGCAAAGACGCGGTCTACGTAACGGTGGATGGCGATCGGTTGCGGCATCGACCCGCCGAACGCACCGAACGAGGTGTCACACAATGGCGATAGGAATCGACGTACCCACGCCTCCGGAGCCAGACAACCCGGAGGATTACGACTACGAGAAGTGCCCGTTCTACGGGCAGCTCTCCGTCCGCGGCCAGACCCGTGAGGGAACGGTCGTGTCGACGGATATGGAAAAGACCGTCATCGTCGAGCGAGAATACGACGTGTTCGTACCGAAATACGACCGGTACATGAAGCGTCGCTCGCGCATCCCGGCTCACGTGCCGGGCGTGCTCGACTCGCTCGAAGTCGGTGACGAAGTGACGATCGCGGAGACGCGACCGCTCTCGAAGACGAAGTCCCACGTCGTCGTCGAGAACCTGTCGGGTGATCAGTGATGGAGGCGCTCAAGGCCGACGTCACGCAGGGCCTCTCGAAGGGCTCGCTCATCACGTGCGCCGACAACACCGGCGCCCGTGAGCTGAAGGTGATCTCCGTCGCCGGCTACTCCGGCACGAAGAACCGCCACCCGAAGGCAGGTATCGGCGACAAGGTGACCGTCTCGGTCACCAAGGGGACCCCGGAGATGCGGCGGCAGGTGCTGGAGGCGGTCGTCGTCCGCCAGCGCAAGCCGATCCGCCGTCCGAGCGGGACCCGCGTGAAGTTCGAGGACAACGCGGCCGTCATCATCGACGACCTCGAGGAGCCGCGGGGCACCGAGATCAAGGGCCCCGTCGCCCGCGAGGTCGCCGAACGATTCGGGAGCATCGCCTCGACCGCGACGATGATCGTCTAATCATGACGAAACAGCCACGCAAACAGCGAAAACGGTCGGAGACCGCGCCGCTCCACGAGCGGCAGAACCAGGTCCGGGCCACCCTCACGGACGACCTCCGCGAGGAGTACGGACAGCGCAACGTCCGCGTCAACGCCGGCGACACCGTCGAGGTGCTCCGGGGCGACGCGGCCGGGACGGAGGCGGAAGTCGTCGCCGTCGACCTGTCCGCGGAACGGATCACCGTCGAGGACGTCACCGTCGAGAAGGCGGACGGGGAGGAGGTTCCCCGTCCCATCCCGGCGAGCAACGTCCGGGTGATCGAACTGGACCTGGAGGACGAACGCCGGGAGGCGCGGCTCCAGGAGGATAACGAATGACGCGACATCAGAAGCGACTGGCAGTACCGAACTCCTGGCCGGTCGAGCGCAAGACCAACACGTTCACCGTCAAGGCCGGCGCCGGCCCGCACGGTGAGGCGGGCGTTCCGCTCGTCGTCCTGCTGCGGGACGTGCTCGGTTACGTCGACTCGACGAAGGAGGCGCGCTACGCGCTGAACAACGACTCGGTCCTCGTCAACGGGGACGCGGTGTCGGACGAGCAGCGTCCGATCGGGATGTTCGACATCCTGGCGTTCTCCGAGCGCGGGGAGTTCTTCCGCGTCTTCCCCGACGAGGGCGGTCGGCTCGCGCTGACCTCCGTCGACGAGGAGGCCGCGGGCAGCCGGCTCGGGAAGATCACGAACAAGTCGGTCGTCCCCGGCGGCGCCGTCCAGCTGACGCTCCACGACGGGACGAACGTGCGCGTCGACGCCGACGCGCCGTACGACACCAAGGACTCGATCGTCATCGACAACGAGTCCAAGGAGATCGTCGCCCACTTCGAGTACGAGGAGGGCGCGCTCGTCACCGCCGTCGCCGGCCAGCACGCCGGTCGGATCGGCGAGGTCGACGACATCGACGTGACGCTCGGCTCGGGCTCGAACACCGTCTACGTCGCCGACGACGGCGACGGCTACGAGACGGTCGAGGAGTACCTCGTCGTCATCGACGAGAACTTCACCGGCGACGACGCCGAGGAGACGGGTGATTCGGATGAGTGAAGCCGAAAGCGCCTCACAC is drawn from Halorubrum sp. CBA1229 and contains these coding sequences:
- a CDS encoding 30S ribosomal protein S3, with the translated sequence MADEHQFIEDGLRRSQINEFFADELGRAGYGGMDVAKTPMGTQIVLKAEKPGMVIGKGGKNIRKITTELEDRFDMDDPQIDVQEVDEPDLNAQIVADRLANALERGWYFRKAGHTTIDRIMDAGALGAEIVLSGKVTGARSRVEKFNRGYIKHNGEPAEEVVDHGQGVAVMKLGTIGVNVKIIPPGAELPDDFDIREDAEVPEVEQAAAGDDEGVEALLEEEPEEVPDVGDDEDVEVPDEDPTDVIDEEVVEEVVEETQETATEATDVAAEEPVGDADADDIDELDEDIESEAADLVAEMEAADDEEEDE
- the rpmC gene encoding 50S ribosomal protein L29, with translation MAILYTDEIRDMTAAERQVELEELETELLNSKAQRAAGGMPESPGRVKELKKTIARIKTIQQEEGDFDDE
- a CDS encoding ribonuclease P protein component 1 — its product is MISPDTLVRHELVGLPVRVADAASDAHVGIAGRVLSETFGTLVVRTPSGDKRVPKSGATLEFAVVDVPTVRTDEAAGDAQSSGSASQLGSDTTGVRPRQSGPSGSTSVVTGDGAGPASHRGECKDAVYVTVDGDRLRHRPAERTERGVTQWR
- a CDS encoding 30S ribosomal protein S17, yielding MAIGIDVPTPPEPDNPEDYDYEKCPFYGQLSVRGQTREGTVVSTDMEKTVIVEREYDVFVPKYDRYMKRRSRIPAHVPGVLDSLEVGDEVTIAETRPLSKTKSHVVVENLSGDQ
- a CDS encoding 50S ribosomal protein L14; its protein translation is MEALKADVTQGLSKGSLITCADNTGARELKVISVAGYSGTKNRHPKAGIGDKVTVSVTKGTPEMRRQVLEAVVVRQRKPIRRPSGTRVKFEDNAAVIIDDLEEPRGTEIKGPVAREVAERFGSIASTATMIV
- the rplX gene encoding 50S ribosomal protein L24, with product MTKQPRKQRKRSETAPLHERQNQVRATLTDDLREEYGQRNVRVNAGDTVEVLRGDAAGTEAEVVAVDLSAERITVEDVTVEKADGEEVPRPIPASNVRVIELDLEDERREARLQEDNE
- a CDS encoding 30S ribosomal protein S4e — protein: MTRHQKRLAVPNSWPVERKTNTFTVKAGAGPHGEAGVPLVVLLRDVLGYVDSTKEARYALNNDSVLVNGDAVSDEQRPIGMFDILAFSERGEFFRVFPDEGGRLALTSVDEEAAGSRLGKITNKSVVPGGAVQLTLHDGTNVRVDADAPYDTKDSIVIDNESKEIVAHFEYEEGALVTAVAGQHAGRIGEVDDIDVTLGSGSNTVYVADDGDGYETVEEYLVVIDENFTGDDAEETGDSDE